The proteins below come from a single Nostoc sp. KVJ3 genomic window:
- a CDS encoding iron uptake porin, whose translation MPTLKMRLNLVTGMSILNFIVLGVPALAEISEPTNVRVERTDTPMGQVTSVSQLKDVQPTDWAFAALQSLVERYGCIAGYPGNFYQGNRALTRYEFAAGLNACLQRVNELIATATSDLVHTEDLVTIKRLQKEFAAELTTLRGRVDSLESHTAQLEANQFSTTTKLSGQVIIAANSGTFSGERIISATGQEIARSNPNTTVLYRVALDLDTSFFGTDQLKIRIDTGSYNGNDNAAGLLEPTFGSVLDYSVKPPTNNNLGLARLYYTFKPLSDLAVSVGPEIRTTDYVDRNSYAYLSFRDFSTLAFVNNYILFPVNGPSAGAAIDWNPGAGALTVRALYAAAEAANPGNQGIIRGAAPFTQLLYPNAGGEQGLFGDTYQGTVELEYAPSRAFAVRLQYSGGELFNNHYDAFGANFEFAFSPKIAIFGRYGYGNYNNTNFGDIKPNYWMAGVAFPDLFSPGALAGIAVGQPFIANEIGNSTQTNFEGFYNFRVSDNIQVSPSIQVISNSANQNANGAIVTGTLRTVFSF comes from the coding sequence ATGCCAACCTTAAAGATGCGTTTGAATCTAGTCACTGGGATGAGTATTCTCAACTTCATTGTACTAGGTGTTCCTGCTTTAGCTGAAATATCAGAACCTACGAATGTCCGGGTTGAACGGACTGATACCCCAATGGGACAAGTCACTTCTGTGTCTCAGCTAAAAGATGTCCAACCAACAGATTGGGCTTTTGCTGCATTACAGTCTTTAGTTGAGCGATATGGTTGCATTGCCGGATATCCAGGAAACTTCTACCAGGGTAATCGGGCTTTGACAAGATATGAGTTTGCCGCTGGGTTAAATGCTTGTTTGCAGCGAGTTAACGAACTGATTGCCACGGCAACTTCTGACTTAGTTCATACAGAAGATTTAGTCACGATTAAGCGTCTGCAAAAGGAATTTGCGGCAGAACTAACCACGCTGCGGGGTCGTGTAGATAGTTTAGAAAGCCATACGGCACAACTAGAGGCAAATCAGTTCTCCACAACCACCAAACTCAGTGGTCAAGTAATCATTGCGGCGAACTCAGGAACATTTTCTGGAGAACGCATCATTAGCGCTACAGGTCAAGAAATTGCTCGTTCTAACCCCAATACTACGGTGCTTTATCGAGTTGCTTTAGACTTAGATACAAGCTTTTTTGGTACAGACCAGTTAAAAATCCGCATTGATACGGGCAGCTATAATGGTAACGATAATGCGGCAGGATTGTTAGAGCCGACCTTTGGTAGTGTTCTAGACTACTCAGTTAAACCACCCACTAATAACAACCTGGGGCTAGCACGGCTATATTACACTTTTAAGCCATTATCAGACTTAGCGGTGTCTGTGGGCCCAGAGATTCGGACTACAGATTATGTTGACCGCAACAGCTACGCTTACCTAAGCTTTCGAGACTTTAGCACTTTGGCATTTGTAAACAACTATATTCTTTTCCCTGTGAACGGCCCAAGTGCAGGTGCAGCAATTGATTGGAACCCCGGAGCAGGAGCATTGACTGTACGGGCTTTGTATGCAGCAGCAGAAGCAGCCAATCCAGGTAATCAGGGAATTATCAGAGGTGCAGCGCCGTTTACTCAGTTGTTGTATCCTAATGCTGGTGGCGAACAAGGTTTATTTGGGGATACCTATCAAGGTACTGTTGAACTAGAGTATGCACCATCGAGAGCTTTTGCTGTTCGCCTCCAATATAGTGGCGGAGAATTATTTAATAACCACTATGATGCCTTCGGTGCAAATTTTGAGTTTGCTTTTTCACCGAAAATCGCTATATTTGGTCGCTACGGCTATGGTAATTACAATAACACTAACTTTGGTGACATTAAACCTAATTATTGGATGGCGGGGGTGGCATTTCCAGACTTGTTTTCTCCAGGGGCTTTAGCTGGTATTGCAGTTGGTCAACCCTTTATTGCTAATGAGATTGGTAATAGTACTCAAACTAACTTTGAAGGATTCTACAACTTTAGAGTGAGCGACAACATCCAAGTTAGTCCTTCAATTCAGGTAATTAGTAATTCTGCCAATCAGAATGCCAATGGTGCCATCGTTACAGGCACTCTCCGAACAGTTTTTTCTTTCTAG
- a CDS encoding Nramp family divalent metal transporter — protein MTRPENRPTLPEVHRSIRIPNSKSFWRKMLAYAGPGYLVSVGYIDPGNWATDIAGGSKFGYTLLTVILLSNLMAILLQSLCVRLGVATGQDLAQACRDYFSQRVSFCLWVLCEIAIAACDLAELLGSAIALQLLFGIPLIWGVCITALDVLVLLFLQHKGFRSTEALVIMLVATVGFCFIAEIIFSHPDMGGIIFGYLPKGEILQNPEMLYIAIGILGATVMPHNLYLHSSIVQTRDWQPTSQKRWEAIKFGTFDSTFALSLALFINSAILIISAATFHFSGNQNIAEIQDAYKLLSPLLGVSAASAIFGIALLASGQSSTLTATLAGQIVMEGFLQFRFPSWLRRLITRLLAIIPALITIIIFGERSTSSLIVLSQVILSLQLPFAVIPLVIFTSDRRLMGEFVNPLWLKFLAWVIAIIIVGLNVWLLLQITIDCLAFNL, from the coding sequence ATGACTCGCCCCGAAAACCGCCCTACTCTCCCTGAAGTTCACCGCAGTATTAGAATTCCTAATAGTAAAAGCTTTTGGCGTAAGATGCTGGCTTATGCAGGGCCAGGGTATCTGGTTTCAGTCGGATATATTGACCCTGGAAATTGGGCAACAGATATCGCTGGGGGGTCGAAGTTTGGCTATACTTTATTGACAGTAATTTTGTTGTCAAACCTGATGGCAATATTGTTGCAATCCCTATGTGTGCGTTTAGGTGTTGCTACAGGACAAGATTTAGCACAGGCTTGTCGAGACTATTTCAGTCAAAGGGTGAGCTTTTGTTTGTGGGTATTGTGTGAGATTGCGATCGCAGCTTGCGATCTGGCAGAATTATTAGGTAGTGCGATCGCATTACAACTTTTATTTGGTATTCCTTTAATATGGGGCGTTTGCATCACAGCCCTGGATGTTCTGGTATTGCTATTTTTGCAACATAAAGGCTTTCGTTCTACAGAAGCCTTGGTAATAATGTTGGTAGCAACTGTAGGCTTCTGTTTTATAGCAGAAATTATCTTCTCCCATCCCGATATGGGAGGCATCATTTTTGGATATCTGCCCAAGGGAGAAATTTTACAGAATCCAGAAATGCTCTACATTGCCATTGGCATTTTAGGCGCAACAGTGATGCCTCATAACTTATATTTACACTCATCTATTGTACAAACACGCGATTGGCAACCAACTTCTCAAAAAAGATGGGAAGCAATTAAGTTTGGCACATTTGATTCAACTTTCGCTCTATCATTAGCACTGTTTATTAATTCAGCAATTTTAATTATATCTGCGGCGACATTTCATTTTTCGGGAAATCAGAATATAGCAGAAATTCAAGATGCTTACAAACTGCTTTCACCATTATTAGGAGTTAGTGCTGCTAGTGCTATTTTTGGCATTGCTTTACTTGCTTCCGGTCAAAGTTCAACACTGACTGCCACCCTCGCCGGACAGATTGTCATGGAAGGCTTTTTACAATTTCGTTTTCCATCCTGGTTACGGCGTTTAATTACCCGTTTGCTTGCCATCATTCCCGCGTTGATTACAATTATTATCTTTGGGGAACGTAGCACAAGTAGCCTTATAGTTTTAAGTCAAGTTATCCTCAGTTTGCAGTTACCATTTGCAGTAATTCCTTTGGTGATATTTACAAGCGATCGCCGCTTAATGGGTGAGTTTGTAAATCCGTTATGGCTCAAATTTTTAGCTTGGGTAATTGCTATTATTATCGTTGGGTTAAATGTTTGGTTGCTATTACAAATTACTATAGATTGTTTAGCTTTTAATCTTTAA